The Pseudomonadota bacterium DNA window CCGCTGATCAACGCCGCCCAACAGGGCCACCTGGAGGTGGGCAAGTTGCTGGTCGCCCAGGGCGCGGACGTCTCCCTGACCGTGCGCACCTCGCGCGGCACCTGGCGCTCCCCGCTCAGCCAGGCCGAGGAGCGCGGCCACCCCGCGTTCGTGGCGTGGCTCGAGTCCCTTGGCGCCGCCCACGCGCCCGGGCGGGAATGACACCCTAAGCGACGAGCTAGGCGGCCGAGGACAAAGCGCCAGGCCGCCTCACCTCCCCCGACGACGACTGCCTGCCCGTCACCGACCCCGAAAACTGTCGGCGTCCACCCTCTTGCGCCAGGGCGATGCGCTAACCTGTGCTCCGGCTCCGTTGGGGAACACATGAATGAACATGGGCAGGCTCATCGCGCTGATCGAGCGCACGGTACTCGCGGTGATCATCGGCCTCACGGTGATCGCCGTGTTGTTCGAGCTCGCCACCATCTGGGAGCAACGCAACGTCGCGATCGCCGATATCCTGCTGCTGTTTCTCTACACCGAAGTGGTCTCAATGGCTGGCGCCTTCTACAGCAGCCGTCGGATCCCCACCGTCTACCCCTTGCTGATCGCCATCACCGCGCTCTCTCGACTCATCGTGCTGCAGTCGAAGGAAATGGAACCGGCCACGATCCTCTACGAGGCAGGCGCCATCGTGATCCTCG harbors:
- a CDS encoding phosphate-starvation-inducible PsiE family protein yields the protein MNMGRLIALIERTVLAVIIGLTVIAVLFELATIWEQRNVAIADILLLFLYTEVVSMAGAFYSSRRIPTVYPLLIAITALSRLIVLQSKEMEPATILYEAGAIVILAAAVAVLHLFAGEGREDTDEAPDEHAPPRPTDT